Proteins from a genomic interval of Candidatus Hydrogenedentota bacterium:
- a CDS encoding SGNH/GDSL hydrolase family protein, whose amino-acid sequence MSITEPSRGCTRRSLIQCGVAAAAASALSGCATRPHTCGAALGKSLVQDGVVLFQGDSITDAGRDKENASANNFRALGQGYANMIASALLGGHAPLRLQCYNRGISGNKVPDLQARWQADTIDLKPAVLSILIGVNDIWHKLAGKYNGTVADYEQGFTKLLADTRTALPKTRLVICEPFVLECGAVNKEWYPEFTERRAVAKRVAEAAGAAWVPFQAMFDEVVNDTTPPAYWAGDGVHPTMAGHALMAKTWLGVTGLG is encoded by the coding sequence ATGAGTATCACTGAGCCGAGTCGAGGATGTACACGCCGCAGTCTGATTCAGTGCGGGGTTGCCGCCGCCGCGGCTTCGGCACTGTCGGGCTGCGCTACGCGGCCGCACACGTGCGGAGCAGCCCTTGGAAAGTCCCTTGTGCAAGACGGCGTCGTGCTTTTTCAGGGGGACTCCATAACGGACGCGGGACGGGACAAGGAGAACGCCTCTGCAAACAATTTTCGAGCGTTGGGACAGGGGTATGCGAACATGATCGCATCGGCTCTCTTAGGCGGGCACGCCCCCCTGCGCCTGCAGTGTTACAACCGCGGGATCAGTGGAAACAAGGTGCCCGATCTGCAGGCTCGTTGGCAGGCGGACACGATCGACCTGAAGCCTGCGGTGCTGAGCATACTCATTGGAGTGAACGACATCTGGCACAAGCTGGCGGGTAAGTACAACGGCACCGTGGCGGACTATGAACAGGGGTTTACAAAACTGCTTGCCGATACGCGCACGGCTCTTCCAAAAACCCGGCTCGTGATCTGTGAACCCTTCGTGCTGGAGTGCGGAGCGGTCAACAAGGAATGGTACCCGGAGTTCACCGAGCGGCGCGCGGTGGCAAAACGCGTCGCTGAGGCAGCAGGGGCTGCGTGGGTGCCATTCCAGGCCATGTTCGACGAGGTGGTCAACGATACGACCCCTCCCGCCTACTGGGCGGGCGACGGCGTGCACCCCACGATGGCGGGCCATGCCTTGATGGCCAAGACCTGGCTGGGCGTGACAGGGCTGGGATAG